A genome region from Pirellulales bacterium includes the following:
- a CDS encoding FliG C-terminal domain-containing protein has translation MSKIDERLRRAAILIANLDDAMADQLLDQLPAEEAARLRRTVVELHGIAPGEERQVISDFLRRPATPPHPGVELDAGLARRLSQDHRPAQTEQSDSAKPFRFLHDAHGEKLTPFIAGERPQTIAVVISHLPDDRAAAVLATLEGELQAEVIQRLIDLDQADPEIVREVERGLESRMLEQAVTERRQESGLQSVLRILDAARPGLRRAIMTNLARHDRPLAQRLRPQRFEFDDLRGVDDATLATILAAAGSELARLALAGADEELVERILGPLTPIEAKKMRRMIENLGPLRLSDVEEAQREVARIACQLALEGRIDLPRGDEILAKA, from the coding sequence ATGAGCAAAATCGACGAACGCCTGCGCCGCGCCGCAATTCTGATCGCCAACCTCGATGACGCGATGGCCGATCAGTTGCTCGACCAGCTTCCCGCCGAAGAAGCCGCGCGGCTGCGGCGGACGGTGGTCGAGTTGCACGGCATCGCACCTGGGGAAGAGCGGCAGGTGATCAGCGACTTCCTTCGCCGGCCAGCCACTCCACCTCATCCGGGCGTGGAGCTCGACGCGGGGTTGGCCCGGCGACTGTCGCAAGACCACCGGCCGGCGCAAACGGAACAAAGCGACAGTGCGAAGCCCTTTCGGTTTCTGCACGACGCGCACGGCGAGAAATTGACTCCCTTCATCGCGGGCGAGCGCCCGCAAACGATTGCAGTCGTGATTTCGCACTTGCCCGACGATCGAGCTGCGGCGGTGCTGGCCACGCTGGAGGGCGAGTTGCAGGCGGAAGTGATTCAGCGACTGATCGATCTCGACCAGGCCGATCCCGAAATCGTGCGCGAGGTCGAGCGCGGACTGGAGTCGCGGATGCTCGAGCAGGCGGTGACCGAGCGTCGTCAGGAAAGCGGATTGCAATCGGTGCTCCGCATTCTCGACGCGGCCCGGCCGGGCTTGCGCCGCGCGATCATGACCAATCTCGCGCGGCACGACCGTCCGCTGGCGCAGCGGCTCCGTCCGCAACGGTTCGAGTTCGACGACCTGCGCGGCGTCGACGACGCGACCTTGGCCACGATTCTGGCGGCGGCCGGCAGCGAGCTGGCGCGCCTGGCCTTGGCCGGCGCCGACGAAGAGTTGGTCGAACGCATTCTGGGGCCGTTGACTCCCATCGAGGCCAAGAAGATGCGCCGGATGATCGAGAATTTGGGACCCCTGCGATTGAGCGACGTCGAAGAAGCGCAGCGCGAGGTGGCCCGCATTGCCTGCCAGCTTGCGTTGGAAGGAAGAATTGATTTACCCAGAGGCGACGAGATACTAGCGAAAGCGTGA